The Drosophila nasuta strain 15112-1781.00 chromosome 2L, ASM2355853v1, whole genome shotgun sequence genome window below encodes:
- the LOC132798487 gene encoding uncharacterized protein LOC132798487, with product MRSMELLNTSLTPVRFVDSHHPQSPVKQQANLANCKARLESLVKDITANYAKWQLAHQRGIALCYAIEAKKTRCLDKPDEEIGYYPDEMALACDKLALITSIFVDIVKNSHEILRQLRTLIKAAGTASNVIFYRTWKLQHFVSFMEELLNRYGRESVVKQQVMQNIAHCTQRSKLIAYTTAWEFPDHVDAYVDLVFRLLAEEVKET from the exons ATGAGAAGTATGGAACTTTTAAATACATCCCTAACTCCAGTGCGGT TTGTCGATAGCCATCATCCGCAGTCTCCGGTTAAGCAGCAAGCGAATTTGGCCAATTGCAAGGCTCGTCTGGAATCCTTGGTAAAGGATATTACGGCAAACTATGCGAAATGGCAGTTGGCTCATCAGCGCGGCATCGCCTTGTGCTATGCCATTGAAGCGAAGAAGACCCGTTGCTTGGATAAACCCGATGAGGAGATTGGTTATTATCCGGATGAAATGGCATTGGCATGTGATAAATTAGCCTTGATTACCTCGATATTTGTGGATATCGTAAAGAACTCACACGAGATTCTGCGACAATTGCGTACACTCATCAAAGCAGCCGGCACCGCATCAAATGTCATCTTCTATCGCACATGGAAGCTGCAGCATTTTGTCTCTTTTATGGAGGAACTATTAAATCGCTATGGCAGGGAGTCGGTGGTCAAGCAGCAAGTGATGC AGAACATTGCCCACTGCACGCAAAGAAGCAAACTTATTGCATATACAACAGCATGGGAGTTTCCGGATCATGTGGACGCCTATGTGGATCTGGTCTTTCGATTGCTTGCGGAGGAGGTGAAAGAAACCTAA
- the LOC132798360 gene encoding WW domain-containing oxidoreductase isoform X1, whose product MMSLPDSDSEDELPPGWEERASDDGVVCYVNQQSKTTQWTHPRTGRSKRITGELPLGWERYFDESSKRYMFLNKETQQRTNIDPRLAFAVEEPTLNVAQVRQRFDSCTAALQVLHGKDLHGRVALITGANCGIGFETARSLALHGCEVIFACRNVASANEAIDRIAQERPAARSRCRAVPLDLGSLHAVQQFVTHIKQSVSHIDYLILNAGVFALPHSKTIDGLETTFQVCHLSHFHLTLQLESLFDHNTRIVVLSSESHRFANLPVENLTLQHLSPPADKYWSMMAYNNVKLCNVLFAQELAQRWKQRGISVFSLHPGNMVSTQLSRNYWFYRLLFAIVRPFTKSLQQAAATSIYCATANELTGLSGLYFNNCYFCEPSKLSKCVALQQQLWQISERLVSDIMEQQVK is encoded by the exons ATGATGTCATTGCCAGATTCGGATTCGGAGGACGAGCTGCCACCCGGTTGGGAGGAGCGAGCCTCTGACGACGGCGTCGTCTGCTACGTGAA ccagcaaagcaaaacaacgcAATGGACACACCCGAGAACGGGACGCTCAAAGCGCATTACTGGAGAACTGCCGCTGGGCTGGGAACGCTACTTTGATGAGAGCAGCAAACGTTACATGTTCCTCAACAAGGAGACGCAGCAGCGCACCAACATTGATCCCCGCCTGGCATTTGCCGTGGAGGAGCCAACGTTGAATGTGGCGCAAGTGCGTCAGAGATTCGATTCCTGCACGGCAGCACTGCAAGTGTTACATGGCAAGGATTTGCATGGCCGCGTGGCGCTCATCACGGGCGCAAACTGTGGCATTGGCTTTGAAACTGCACGTTCCCTGGCTCTCCATGGTTGTGAGGTGATCTTCGCCTGCCGCAATGTGGCCTCTGCCAACGAGGCCATCGATCGAATTGCTCAAGAACGTCCAGCAGCGCGTTCGAGATGCCGTGCAGTGCCACTGGATCTGGGATCACTGCATGCCGTGCAACAGTTCGTGACACACATCAAGCAGAGCGTCAGTCACATTGATTATCTTATACTGAATGCTGGAGTCTTTGCTTTACCCCATTCGAAAACTATTGATGGTCTCGAGACAACATTCCAGGTGTGTCATCTATCACATTTCCATCTCACATTGCAATTGGAGTCACTGTTTGATCATAACACACGCATTGTGGTGTTATCCTCCGAATCACACAG ATTTGCCAATCTGCCAGTGGAGAATCTAACACTACAGCATTTGTCACCCCCCGCGGACAAGTATTGGAGCATGATGGCATACAACAATGTTAAGCTATGCAATGTGCTCTTCGCTCAGGAGCTTGCACAG CGCTGGAAGCAAAGAGGCATCTCGGTCTTCTCACTGCATCCTGGCAACATGGTGTCCACCCAACTGTCGCGTAATTATTGGTTTTACCGTCTGCTGTTTGCTATAGTGCGACCCTTTACCAAGTCCCTG CAACAAGCGGCTGCCACAAGCATTTATTGTGCCACAGCCAACGAGCTGACGGGTTTGTCGGGTCTGTACTTCAACAACTGCTATTTCTGCGAGCCCAGCAAGTTGTCAAAATGCGTTGcgctgcagcaacaattgtGGCAGATCAGCGAGCGATTGGTCAGCGACATAATGGAGCaacaagttaaataa
- the LOC132798360 gene encoding WW domain-containing oxidoreductase isoform X2, which produces MMSLPDSDSEDELPPGWEERASDDGVVCYVNQQSKTTQWTHPRTGRSKRITGELPLGWERYFDESSKRYMFLNKETQQRTNIDPRLAFAVEEPTLNVAQVRQRFDSCTAALQVLHGKDLHGRVALITGANCGIGFETARSLALHGCEVIFACRNVASANEAIDRIAQERPAARSRCRAVPLDLGSLHAVQQFVTHIKQSVSHIDYLILNAGVFALPHSKTIDGLETTFQVCHLSHFHLTLQLESLFDHNTRIVVLSSESHRNRVIYLNTHIEFH; this is translated from the exons ATGATGTCATTGCCAGATTCGGATTCGGAGGACGAGCTGCCACCCGGTTGGGAGGAGCGAGCCTCTGACGACGGCGTCGTCTGCTACGTGAA ccagcaaagcaaaacaacgcAATGGACACACCCGAGAACGGGACGCTCAAAGCGCATTACTGGAGAACTGCCGCTGGGCTGGGAACGCTACTTTGATGAGAGCAGCAAACGTTACATGTTCCTCAACAAGGAGACGCAGCAGCGCACCAACATTGATCCCCGCCTGGCATTTGCCGTGGAGGAGCCAACGTTGAATGTGGCGCAAGTGCGTCAGAGATTCGATTCCTGCACGGCAGCACTGCAAGTGTTACATGGCAAGGATTTGCATGGCCGCGTGGCGCTCATCACGGGCGCAAACTGTGGCATTGGCTTTGAAACTGCACGTTCCCTGGCTCTCCATGGTTGTGAGGTGATCTTCGCCTGCCGCAATGTGGCCTCTGCCAACGAGGCCATCGATCGAATTGCTCAAGAACGTCCAGCAGCGCGTTCGAGATGCCGTGCAGTGCCACTGGATCTGGGATCACTGCATGCCGTGCAACAGTTCGTGACACACATCAAGCAGAGCGTCAGTCACATTGATTATCTTATACTGAATGCTGGAGTCTTTGCTTTACCCCATTCGAAAACTATTGATGGTCTCGAGACAACATTCCAGGTGTGTCATCTATCACATTTCCATCTCACATTGCAATTGGAGTCACTGTTTGATCATAACACACGCATTGTGGTGTTATCCTCCGAATCACACAG AAACCGAGTTATTTACTTAAACACGCATATTGAATTCCACTGA
- the LOC132798268 gene encoding serine protease inhibitor 28Dc-like, with translation MLRCGALLTFIAYSLLFATGHCDKLWSDIRSPQNQAELQQFYAETDAAQSSTPWPTLISRPSGGGPFAQAVQSAGGGLFSHRVSPGGGPFAQAAPSSGGGPFAQAAPSAGGGSLAQATPSAGGGPFAQAAPSAGGGSFVQAAPSAGGGQYSAPSQSYPPLPVAAPSMAAIPSPPQLVSPGLVASLPPPRRAPTAALGGAASGDNVDVVASDQIARNLLSFAQNLSQQIGINYHKTTIFSPLSIASALALILLGAKGRSYSELSQLFGQSDVVQFHQQFGLMMRDIQQPTKATTSPVRQLDNWHSDSVRKSLRNYPRNRSALMEVHIANGLFLQRGYSLNPDYRQAITQVYNSELQEVDFERQPASAKYAVNTFVDQHTRGKIPFILTEDLPESTRIILANALYFKAMWEIDFVQGATKVDNFYPHGEGNQPVLPVEMMVSAGAFPYHEDPQLSCRIVGLPYHGNLTTMYIIQPLRSSVEQLAALQQRLTADAIEQMISQMTRRSTILAFPKMHLTEAFKLSPILQAMGINGIFSPLQSDLSLIASPGSRSARTEDRTQSSANGLASLYNLEAQRQAAHAQAQSQPTPPSDLIVSDVLHKVDFVVNEQGTEAAAASVAILKKSGPEIVFRAETPFIILVRHDLTKVPLFYGIINEPPTARGATSAV, from the exons ATGTTGCGGTGCGGTGCCCTGTTGACCTTCATTGCCTATAGCCTGCTGTTTGCCACTGGGCATTGTGACAAACTCTGGTCCGATATACGCAGTCCACAAAATCAGGCCGAGCTTCAGCAATTCTATGCTGAGACAGACGCAGCGCAATCATCGACACCGTGGCCCACCTTGATATCGAGGCCGTCTGGGGGAGGTCCGTTTGCGCAAGCAGTGCAATCTGCGGGTGGAGGACTATTCTCGCATAGAGTGTCACCTGGAGGCGGGCCTTTCGCGCAAGCAGCGCCATCTTCAGGCGGAGGTCCATTTGCGCAAGCAGCGCCATCTGCTGGCGGAGGTTCACTTGCGCAAGCGACGCCATCTGCTGGCGGAGGTCCATTTGCGCAAGCGGCGCCATCTGCTGGCGGAGGTTCATTTGTGCAAGCGGCGCCATCTGCTGGAGGAGGGCAATACAGCGCACCATCGCAATCATATCCACCCCTGCCCGTAGCAGCGCCATCTATGGCCGCAATTCCATCCCCTCCTCAACTCGTATCGCCTGGCCTTGTCGCTAGCCTTCCGCCTCCTCGCCGCGCGCCTACAGCTGCCCTTGGGGGAGCAGCATCAGGTGATAATGTGGATGTTGTTGCCTCCGATCAGATAGCACGCAATCTGCTCAGCTTTGCGCAGAATCTATCGCAGCAAATTGGCATCAACTACCACAAGACAACGATCTTCTCACCGCTAAGCATCGCATCCGCATTGGCGTTAATTCTACTGGGCGCCAAGGGGCGCAGTTACTCCGAGTTAAGCCAACTCTTTGGTCAAAGCGATGTGGTGCAATTTCATCAGCAGTTTGGCCTAATGATGCGCGATATCCAACAGCCCACCAAGGCAACAACTTCCCCAGTGCGTCAACTGGACAATTGGCACAGCGATAGTGTGCGCAAAAGCTTGAGAAATTATCCTCGCAATCGCAGCGCCCTGATGGAGGTACACATTGCCAACGGTTTGTTCTTGCAGCGTGGCTACAGTCTCAATCCCGACTACAG ACAAGCTATCACTCAGGTTTACAATTCGGAGCTGCAGGAAGTGGACTTTGAGCGGCAGCCGGCGTCGGCCAAGTATGCCGTCAACACGTTTGTGGACCAACATACAAGGGGTAAAATTCCATTTATCCTCACCGAGGATTTACCGGAGAGCACACGCATCATTCTGGCCAATGCGCTTTACTTCAAGGCCATGTGGGAGATTGACTTTGTGCAGGGCGCCACCAAGGTGGATAACTTCTATCCCCATGGCGAGGGCAATCAACCGGTCCTGCCCGTGGAGATGATGGTTAGCGCAGGCGCTTTTCCATACCACGAGGATCCTCAGCTCAGTTGCCGCATTGTCGGTTTGCCGTATCATGGCAATCTGACCACCATGTACATCATTCAGCCGTTGCGTTCGTCGGTGGAGCAGCTGGCTGCACTTCAGCAGCGTTTGACAGCGGATGCCATTGAGCAGATGATCAGTCAAATGACCAGACGTTCGACTATCTTGGCGTTCCCCAAGATGCATCTGACCGAAGCCTTTAAACTGAGTCCCATACTCCAGGCAATGGGCATCAATGGCATCTTTAGTCCATTGCAAAGTGATTTATCGCTGATTGCCTCGCCGGGTTCGAGATCAGCAAGGACCGAGGATCGCACGCAGTCCTCCGCCAATGGCTTGGCCAGCTTATACAATCTGGAAGCACAGCGTCAGGCTGCCCATGCTCAAGCGCAATCGCAGCCAACGCCGCCCTCTGATCTCATTGTGTCGGACGTTCTGCACAAAGTAGACTTTGTGGTCAATGAGCAGGGAACTGAGGCAGCGGCCGCTTCGGTTGCGATTTTGAAAAAGAGTGGACCGGAAATCGTGTTTCGCGCGGAAACGCCATTCATCATCTTGGTGCGTCACGATCTGACAAAGGTGCCATTGTTCTATGGCATTATTAATGAGCCGCCCACAGCCAGAGGAGCGACTAGTGCTGTATAA
- the LOC132798352 gene encoding heterogeneous nuclear ribonucleoprotein 27C, producing MEEDERGKLFVGGLSWETTQENLSRYFCRFGDIIDCVVMKNNESGRSRGFGFVTFADPTNVNHVLQNGPHTLDGRTIDPKPCNPRTLQKPKKGGGYKVFLGGLPSNVTETDLRTFFGRYGKVTEVVIMYDQEKKKSRGFGFLSFEEESSVEHVTNERYINLNGKQVEIKKAEPRDGSGGQNSNNSTVGGGYGKLGNECSHWGPHHAPINMMQGQNGQMGGPPLNMPIGAPNMMPGYQGWGTSPQQQGYGYGNSGPGSYQGWGAPPGPQGPPPQWSNYAGPQQTQGYGGYDMYNSTSTGAPSGPSGGGTWNSWNMPPNSAGPTGAPGAGAGTATDMYSRAQTWAAGGPSTTGPVGNMQRTGPGNSASKSGSEYDYGGYGSGYDYDYSNYVKQEGASNYGAGPRSAYGNDSSTQPPYAASQAV from the exons ATGGAAGAAGACGAGAGGGGCAAACTTTTTGTTGGCGGCCTGTCCTGGGAGACAACGCAAGAGAATCTTTCTCGTTATTTCTGCCGCTTCGGCGACATCATCGATTGTGTTGTAATGAAGAACAACGAGAGCGGTAGATCGCGTGGCTTCGGCTTTGTCACCTTCGCCGATCCCACGAACGTCAATCATGTGCTGCAGAATGGTCCGCATACGCTCGACGGTCGTACCATCGATCCCAAGCCGTGCAATCCACGCACGCTGCAGAAGCCCAAGAAGGGCGGCGGCTACAAGGTCTTCCTTGGCGGTCTGCCATCGAACGTTACGGAGACTGATCTGCGCACGTTCTTTGGCCGTTATGGCAAGGTTACCGAAGTGGTCATCATGTACGACCAGGAGAAGAAAAAGTCTCGTGGATTCGGATTCTTGTCCTTCGAGGAGGAGTCCTCTGTGGAGCATGTGACCAACGAGCGTTACATCAATTTGAATGGCAAGCAG GTTGAAATTAAGAAGGCCGAGCCTCGTGACGGTTCCGGTGGACAGAACTCTAACAACAGCACTGTGGGAGGTGGTTACGGCAAGCTGGGCAACGAGTGCAGCCACTGGGGACCTCATCATGCGCCCATCAACATGATGCAGGGTCAGAATGGTCAGATGGGTGGTCCGCCACTCAATATGCCCATTGGGGCACCCAACATGATGCCTGGATACCAGGGCTGGGGCACATCGCCTCAACAGCAGGGCTATGGCTATGGCAATAGCGGACCTGGCTCCTACCAGGGCTGGGGTGCACCTCCAGGCCCCCAGGGACCACCTCCACAGTGGTCGAACTACGCTGGACCGCAGCAGACGCAGGGCTATGGCGGCTACGATATGTACAACTCGACATCGACGGGAGCACCGTCGGGTCCGTCAGGTGGCGGTACCTGGAACTCATGGAATATGCCACCCAATTCGGCTGGACCAACTGGGGCACCTGGTGCCGGCGCTGGCACCGCCACCGATATGTACTCTCGTGCCCAGACCTGGGCAGCTGGCGGACCATCGACCACCGGCCCCGTGGGCAACATGCAGCGTACTGGACCCGGAAATTCGGCCTCGAAATCGGGCTCCGAATACGATTATGGCGGCTACGGATCCGGCTATGATTACGATTACAGCAACTATGTTAAACAGGAGGGTGCCTCCAATTATGGCGCAGGTCCCAGGTCAGCGTATGGCAACGATAGCTCCACACAGCCACCGTATGCCGCTTCGCAGGCCGTTTAA
- the LOC132798409 gene encoding uncharacterized protein LOC132798409 isoform X1, with amino-acid sequence MSLQLETISHSLVELSPNEWKILLDLYSTKRTESTGYNLISNFIKWIARNPELNIKCFALDDGWKKDGTFIMIVDHGGVQKNVYFNTITENLDHLIKLLFSYTTDAKPYLLYGYGERLKPAVDAYIKKYDQERMETAQTAWYRATKEIVATFSIEPPADITLRKLEIGDAETVNEIWPHRAEGSVEFVKLLIENNISVGACDKNGTLIAWCLRLPLGSLGLLQVVATHKRLGLGSLMVRYLSKKIAELGDEVLSPVVTENTPSRRMFEKLGFEKIDNVYWTIPIV; translated from the exons ATGTCTCTGCAGTTGGAAACAATTTCGCATTCCCTTGTCGAATTATCGCCAAATGAATGGAAAATTTTGCTCGATCTGTACTCAACGAAAAGAACTGAATCTACTGgatataatttaataagtaaTTTCATCAAATGGATTGCAAGGAATCCTGAATTAAATATCAAGTGCTTTGCCCTGGACGATGGATGGAAGAAAGACGGCACTTTTATAATGATC gTAGACCATGGTGGGGTCCAGAAGAATGTCTACTTCAACACGATAACCGAGAATCTGGATCACCTGATCAAATTACTTTTCAGCTATACAACTGATGCCAAGCCATATTTACTCTATGGATATGGAGAACGTTTGAAGCCGGCCGTGGATgcatatataaagaaatatgaTCAAGAGCGAATGGAGACGGCACAAACAGCTTGGTATCGGGCTACTAAAGAGATCGTAGCAACCTTCTCCATAGA ACCTCCAGCGGATATAACACTGCGAAAACTGGAGATTGGAGATGCTGAGACTGTAAACGAAATATGGCCACATCGGGCCGAGGGTTCTGTTGAATTTGTAAAGcttttaatagaaaataatatatctGTTGGGGCCTGTGATAAGAATGGCACATTGATAGCCTGGTGCTTGAG ATTGCCGTTGGGTTCATTGGGTCTACTCCAAGTTGTAGCTACCCATAAACGTCTCGGTCTGGGAAGTCTGATGGTGAGATATCTATCGAAGAAAATTGCTGAACTTGGGGATGAAGTTCTCTCTCCTGTGGTCACCGAGAATACTCCATCACGTCGTATGTTTGAGAAACTGGGATTTGAGAAAATAGATAACGTATATTGGACAATTCCAATAGTTTAA
- the LOC132798511 gene encoding protein CEBPZOS, whose product MLPKTPKPAVWKFIKGSAKTLFVLEAVCFAASYGLYYRMNTDQEFRQYINEKYPFALDYYYKIGEIVGDSNIRQTDANYWSSQAAKFNNDRRE is encoded by the exons atGCTGCCAAAGACGCCCAAGCCAGCGGTTTGGAAATTCATTAAGGGTAGCGCCAAAACACTTTTTGTACTCGAAGCCGTCTGCTTTGCAGCCAGCTACGGACTTTACTATCGCATGAACACGGACCAAG AATTCCGCCAATATATCAACGAAAAGTATCCCTTTGCACTGGATTATTACTACAAAATCGGTGAGATTGTCGGCGACAGCAATATTAGGCAAACGGACGCAAATTATTGGAGCTCTCAAGCGGCCAAATTCAATAACGATAGGAGagaataa
- the LOC132798521 gene encoding uncharacterized protein LOC132798521, which produces MYSNPYVKSVLWLIGFGGMGYGLMLLTEPSAEKIERIRASGSPTQLTVDEKKKALFMEKLKAAATSSTPIYRPAPAADKKDS; this is translated from the coding sequence atgtacaGCAATCCTTATGTCAAGTCTGTGCTGTGGCTCATTGGTTTCGGTGGCATGGGCTACGGCTTGATGCTGCTCACTGAACCTAGCGCCGAGAAAATCGAGAGGATTCGAGCATCTGGATCACCAACTCAGTTGACTGTGgatgaaaaaaagaaagcgcTGTTTATGGAAAAGTTAAAGGCAGCGGCCACAAGCAGCACTCCAATTTATAGGCCAGCTCCAGCAGCTGACAAAAAAGATAGTTAG
- the LOC132798423 gene encoding uncharacterized protein LOC132798423, with protein MSSDNVPLLNLSRGPSAVQFGANKDFQTRTQQQELDGAFLGNERRPWLHAQPKQNLRREHETIASLLSATTSHRSAAQAKELLEESINFRDLSSLTDEDLQLFGFASSKERNELIEMFADMPNQDPSYEYICNTIEAQGYNNQIVSHAASHLSYLRSSLAATNYKLRMMPPEDVIVGDKSYASRFALEALTSVQSISDELAKDLRKLEQLTMEHRQKIQNENAAPTKDKNLKILYYTAIALGTACAWFWWWSKRSHSPNLDMSLKI; from the coding sequence ATGTCGTCTGATAATGTGCCATTGTTAAACTTGTCCCGCGGACCGTCGGCTGTACAGTTTGGCGCCAATAAAGACTTTCAAACGCGCacccaacaacaagaactcgACGGTGCTTTTTTGGGCAACGAACGTCGTCCTTGGTTGCATGCGCAACCCAAGCAGAACTTGCGAAGGGAACACGAGACAATCGCTAGCCTACTGTCCGCGACAACGAGTCACCGTAGTGCAGCACAGGCGAAGGAACTGCTGGAGGAGAGCATCAATTTCCGTGACCTAAGCTCGCTAACAGATGAAGATCTGCAATTGTTTGGCTTCGCATCGAGCAAAGAACGCAACGAACTGATTGAAATGTTTGCGGACATGCCCAACCAGGATCCCAGTTACGAGTACATTTGCAACACTATCGAAGCACAGGGTTATAACAATCAGATTGTTAGTCATGCTGCCAGCCATCTTAGCTACTTGAGGTCTTCGCTAGCCGCCACCAATTACAAGCTGCGCATGATGCCACCGGAAGATGTGATTGTGGGCGATAAAAGTTATGCTAGTCGCTTTGCCTTGGAGGCGTTGACCAGTGTGCAGAGCATCTCCGATGAGTTGGCTAAGGATTTGCGCAAACTGGAACAGTTAACGATGGAGCATCGCCAGAAGATCCAAAACGAAAACGCAGCACCAACTAAAGACAAGAACCTGAAGATCTTATACTACACAGCCATAGCTTTGGGCACCGCCTGTGCCTGGTTTTGGTGGTGGTCAAAACGCAGCCACAGTCCTAACTTGGACATGTCGTTgaagatttaa
- the LOC132798503 gene encoding LOW QUALITY PROTEIN: succinate dehydrogenase assembly factor 4, mitochondrial (The sequence of the model RefSeq protein was modified relative to this genomic sequence to represent the inferred CDS: deleted 1 base in 1 codon), translated as MQSMAKQSMRALPQMGKQVSYLSTSSAWRAAAGGGNESVVEIKEPKTPTEKFMAFQKKLRAKTPLGKLDEFSRHPYQEKEPLKPWPNATNPYTGEIGGPAGPEPTRYGDWERKGRVSDF; from the exons atgcaatcGATGGCAAAGCAATCAATGCGCGCCCTGCCGCAGATGGGCAAACAAG TGAGCTACTTGTCCACAAGCAGCGCCTGGCGTGCAGCT GCGGGGGGCGGCAACGAGAGCGTTGTGGAGATTAAGGAACCCAAGACACCTACCGAAAAGTTCATGGCCTTCCAAAAGAAACTGCGCGCCAAGACGCCACTCGGCAAATTGGACGAATTCTCGCGTCATCCGTATCAGGAGAAGGAGCCACTGAAGCCATGGCCAAATGCAACAAATCCCTATACGGGCGAAATTGGCGGACCCGCTGGACCGGAGCCAACGCGTTATGGCGACTGGGAGCGCAAAGGACGCGTCTCTGATTTCTAG